In the Lentisphaera araneosa HTCC2155 genome, one interval contains:
- a CDS encoding tRNA (cytidine(34)-2'-O)-methyltransferase, giving the protein MNIVLFQPLIPQNTGTIGRLTVCTDNDLHLIKPLGFELDEKKIKKAGMDYWPHVKLHIHESWEDFLNNTPEDKTMVFCTTKCKKTIYEHTFTEDDYLIFGNESHGLPPEFYENFQDSLCTIPMRGDHLRSHNLANSVSIVTYEAIRQISYT; this is encoded by the coding sequence ATGAATATAGTTCTATTTCAGCCTCTCATACCCCAGAACACTGGGACTATTGGGAGGCTTACTGTTTGTACAGACAATGACCTCCACCTCATCAAGCCTTTAGGCTTTGAGCTCGACGAAAAGAAAATCAAAAAAGCGGGTATGGATTATTGGCCTCACGTCAAACTCCATATTCATGAGTCCTGGGAAGACTTCCTAAACAACACCCCAGAAGATAAAACTATGGTTTTTTGCACAACAAAATGCAAAAAAACTATTTATGAGCATACGTTTACTGAAGATGATTATTTAATTTTTGGCAATGAATCCCATGGACTCCCTCCTGAGTTCTACGAAAACTTCCAAGACTCACTCTGCACTATCCCCATGCGAGGCGATCATCTTCGGAGCCACAACTTAGCTAACTCAGTCTCCATAGTTACTTACGAAGCTATTCGACAAATATCCTACACCTAA